From a region of the Thermus caldilimi genome:
- the sppA gene encoding signal peptide peptidase SppA has product MNRKRWLALFLFVVVALLVVGLGRLTQSRETGHPWREATLYGRGEKVVLLEVVGSIPIGKDLEDLLSKIRQAREDRTIRAAVLFVDSPGGSVTETEAIHRALKGLAQDKPLVAAFGTVAASGGYYVATTAREIFTPATAITGSIGVIAALPQVQGLLAKLGVQVEVLKEGRLKDMGSGLRPLTPEERTLIQGYMREAYELFVARVAEGRHLPKDKVRQLADGRIYSGTQAIALGLADREGYLEDAAKRAAELAGLEEFRLVRYVKPKGLLDGLLGEGFPLGLSSETEQLISLLGQNRLRLEYRYLGGGLW; this is encoded by the coding sequence ATGAACCGAAAGCGTTGGCTCGCCCTCTTCCTCTTCGTGGTGGTGGCCCTCCTGGTGGTGGGCCTGGGGCGCCTCACCCAATCGCGGGAAACCGGCCATCCGTGGCGGGAAGCCACCTTGTATGGTCGGGGCGAAAAAGTCGTCCTCTTGGAGGTGGTAGGAAGCATCCCCATAGGGAAAGACCTCGAGGACCTCCTTTCCAAGATCCGCCAAGCCCGGGAGGACCGTACCATCCGGGCTGCGGTCCTCTTCGTGGATAGCCCTGGGGGTAGCGTCACCGAAACCGAGGCCATCCACCGCGCCCTGAAGGGCCTAGCCCAGGACAAGCCCCTGGTGGCTGCCTTCGGCACCGTGGCCGCCAGCGGCGGCTACTACGTGGCCACCACCGCACGGGAAATCTTTACCCCCGCTACAGCCATCACCGGCTCCATTGGGGTCATCGCCGCCCTTCCCCAGGTCCAGGGTTTACTGGCCAAGCTGGGCGTTCAAGTGGAAGTCCTTAAGGAAGGCCGGCTCAAGGATATGGGCTCCGGCCTCCGGCCCCTTACCCCGGAGGAGCGAACCCTCATCCAGGGCTACATGCGCGAGGCGTACGAGCTTTTCGTGGCCAGGGTTGCGGAGGGAAGGCACCTTCCCAAGGACAAGGTACGGCAGCTGGCCGATGGCCGCATCTACTCGGGAACCCAGGCCATCGCCCTCGGGCTTGCAGACCGGGAAGGCTACCTGGAAGACGCCGCTAAGCGCGCCGCGGAGCTGGCCGGTCTGGAGGAGTTCCGCCTGGTGCGCTATGTGAAACCTAAAGGCCTGCTGGACGGACTTCTGGGCGAGGGGTTTCCCCTGGGTCTCTCCTCGGAAACCGAGCAGCTAATTTCCCTGCTCGGCCAGAACCGGTTGCGCCTCGAGTACCGCTACCTGGGAGGAGGGTTATGGTGA
- a CDS encoding metal-sulfur cluster assembly factor codes for MDERHREGLPEGQAGLQEGNANQAGGKEGLPTKEQVLEALKVVYDPEIPVNIVDLGLVYDVEIHENGVVDLTMTLTAIGCPAQDMVKADAEMAVMRLPGVQGVNVEFVWTPPWTPARMTEEGKRMMRMFGFNV; via the coding sequence ATGGACGAGAGGCACCGCGAGGGTTTGCCCGAGGGGCAGGCTGGCTTGCAAGAGGGGAATGCGAACCAGGCGGGGGGCAAAGAGGGTCTGCCCACCAAGGAACAGGTCCTCGAGGCCCTGAAGGTGGTCTACGACCCGGAAATCCCCGTCAACATCGTGGACCTGGGCTTGGTTTACGATGTGGAGATCCACGAAAACGGGGTGGTGGACCTCACCATGACCCTTACCGCCATCGGCTGTCCCGCCCAGGATATGGTGAAGGCGGATGCGGAAATGGCGGTGATGCGCCTTCCCGGGGTGCAGGGGGTGAATGTGGAGTTCGTCTGGACCCCTCCCTGGACCCCAGCCAGGATGACCGAGGAAGGCAAGCGCATGATGCGCATGTTCGGGTTCAATGTGTAG
- a CDS encoding acyltransferase: protein MPWLLPRGIAPLHEKALDRFIGALVEKLSDSSVDRNALVREELARLLYSRPYAELLELNPLAAVGLDPEGITFEAEYYAATDQEKFQKVKPLLWFWKVLDLTPIGQSVHSGVAVRRALAPFIFKRVGRNPKFFQNVEFSVGYNLELGDDVVVHRYVLLDDIGGIKIGDRTSLSDYVNVYSHTHHVLASPDVTLKETVIGSGVRITYHATILAGVRIGDDAMVGTGAIVTKDVPPHAIALGIPARPTRYKVRHDCPYCRKGEPHPSDLIPRAPDRKGNPDYPDFLPPGFGTREA from the coding sequence ATGCCCTGGCTCCTTCCTCGAGGCATCGCCCCCCTTCACGAAAAGGCCCTGGATCGTTTCATCGGGGCTTTGGTGGAGAAGCTTTCCGATTCCAGCGTGGACCGGAACGCCCTGGTGAGAGAGGAGCTGGCCCGCCTCCTCTACAGCCGGCCCTATGCGGAACTCCTGGAGCTAAACCCTCTGGCCGCCGTGGGGCTAGACCCCGAGGGCATCACCTTCGAAGCGGAGTACTACGCCGCCACCGACCAGGAAAAGTTCCAAAAGGTCAAGCCCCTTCTCTGGTTCTGGAAGGTTTTGGACCTCACCCCCATCGGCCAGTCCGTGCACTCCGGGGTGGCCGTCCGCCGGGCCCTAGCCCCCTTCATCTTCAAGCGGGTGGGGCGAAACCCCAAGTTCTTCCAGAACGTGGAGTTTTCCGTGGGGTACAACCTGGAGCTGGGGGACGACGTGGTGGTCCACCGCTATGTGCTCCTGGACGACATCGGAGGCATCAAAATCGGAGACCGCACCTCCCTTTCCGACTACGTGAACGTCTACAGCCACACCCACCACGTCCTGGCCTCCCCTGACGTCACCCTAAAAGAGACGGTCATCGGGAGCGGGGTGCGCATCACCTACCACGCCACCATCCTGGCCGGGGTGCGCATCGGGGACGACGCCATGGTGGGCACGGGGGCCATCGTCACCAAGGATGTGCCCCCCCACGCCATCGCCTTGGGGATCCCCGCAAGGCCCACCCGCTACAAGGTCCGCCACGACTGCCCCTACTGCCGCAAGGGGGAACCCCACCCCTCGGACCTCATCCCCAGGGCCCCCGACCGCAAGGGCAACCCCGACTACCCCGACTTCCTGCCCCCTGGCTTCGGTACCCGGGAGGCCTAA
- a CDS encoding transposase, with amino-acid sequence MHQTAQALLWTLLALLPTPHLRESLKALLLLLLTGHGKARPQHSKTKSPSALSRFLNRYPWPTRALIRLARKKAQETLHRARPRRGPKPRLLVVLDLVTLEKRGLFPALPLSFFHGKWGLHLVVLYLVLGELRIPWAYRVWRGKGEKALSLLALRLLASLPPWMRKSFHLRVVADAAFGTARFLVGVRGLGLEAVVGMRRDRKTREGLPLFGLRRQGSRVHLRGLPFPVWVSWYRYPLPGGGWEWRYVVATFPAGPRTVLVWGRRRFTIEHFFRTVKSEFSLGRFGQRTALGVHRFLVLSFLAYLLAHWVRLAPDGRGLSWREAGWAAARLLLPEVVLRVLMAELGALGLWPPPAGGRGCSCRVFGRCKF; translated from the coding sequence ATGCACCAGACGGCCCAAGCTCTACTCTGGACCCTCCTGGCCCTCCTGCCAACCCCCCACCTCCGCGAATCCCTCAAAGCGCTTCTTCTCCTCCTTCTCACCGGCCACGGCAAGGCCAGGCCCCAGCACAGCAAGACCAAGTCCCCTTCCGCCCTCTCCCGCTTCCTCAACCGCTATCCCTGGCCCACCCGCGCCCTCATCCGCCTGGCTCGCAAGAAGGCCCAGGAAACCCTCCACCGGGCCAGGCCCAGGCGGGGGCCCAAGCCCAGGCTCCTGGTGGTCCTGGACCTGGTCACCCTGGAGAAGCGGGGCCTCTTCCCCGCCTTGCCCCTCTCCTTTTTCCACGGCAAGTGGGGGCTCCACCTGGTGGTGCTCTATCTGGTGCTGGGAGAGCTGCGCATCCCCTGGGCCTACCGGGTGTGGCGGGGGAAGGGGGAGAAGGCCCTTTCCCTCCTTGCCCTGCGTCTTCTGGCCTCCCTGCCCCCCTGGATGCGCAAGTCCTTCCACCTTCGGGTGGTGGCCGATGCTGCCTTCGGCACCGCCCGGTTTCTTGTGGGGGTGCGGGGGTTGGGTCTGGAAGCGGTGGTGGGGATGCGGCGGGACCGAAAGACGCGGGAGGGGCTTCCCCTCTTTGGGCTCAGACGGCAGGGGAGTCGGGTGCATCTGCGGGGACTTCCCTTTCCCGTGTGGGTGAGCTGGTACCGCTATCCCTTACCCGGGGGAGGGTGGGAGTGGCGGTACGTGGTGGCCACCTTTCCTGCGGGGCCACGGACTGTGCTGGTGTGGGGGCGGCGGCGGTTTACCATTGAGCACTTCTTCCGCACGGTAAAGAGCGAGTTTTCCCTGGGGCGTTTTGGGCAGCGGACGGCCTTGGGGGTGCATCGGTTTCTGGTGCTGTCCTTCCTGGCTTACCTGCTGGCCCACTGGGTGAGGCTAGCTCCAGACGGGAGAGGTCTTTCTTGGCGGGAGGCTGGGTGGGCAGCGGCGCGCCTGCTGCTGCCGGAGGTGGTCTTGCGGGTCCTCATGGCCGAGCTGGGAGCTTTGGGTCTTTGGCCTCCGCCTGCGGGGGGAAGGGGGTGTTCATGCAGGGTATTCGGGAGGTGCAAGTTTTGA
- a CDS encoding manganese catalase family protein yields MFLRIDRLQIELPMPKEQDPNAAAAVQALLGGRFGEMSTLMNYMYQSFNFRGKKALKPYYDLIANIATEELGHIELVAATINSLLAKNPGKDLEEGVDPVAAPLGFAKDARNAAHFIAGGANSLVMGAMGEYWHGEYVFTSGNLILDLLHNFFLEVAARTHKLRVYEMTDNPVAREMIGYLLVRGGVHAAAYGKALESLTGVEMTRMLPIPRIDNSKIPEAKKYMDLGFHRNLYRFSPSDYQDLGLIWFGPSPEDGSQVRVVDGPPEGGPVFDAGHDAAEFAPEFHPGELYEIARKLYEKAK; encoded by the coding sequence ATGTTTCTGAGAATAGACCGCCTTCAGATCGAACTCCCCATGCCCAAGGAGCAGGACCCCAACGCCGCCGCCGCGGTGCAGGCCCTGTTGGGGGGCCGTTTTGGGGAGATGTCCACCCTGATGAACTACATGTACCAGTCCTTCAACTTCCGGGGGAAGAAGGCCCTCAAGCCCTACTACGACCTCATCGCCAACATCGCCACCGAGGAGCTCGGGCACATCGAGCTGGTAGCGGCCACCATCAACAGCCTCCTGGCCAAGAACCCGGGGAAGGACCTCGAGGAAGGCGTGGATCCGGTAGCCGCCCCCCTGGGCTTCGCCAAGGACGCCCGCAACGCCGCCCACTTCATCGCTGGCGGGGCCAACAGCCTGGTCATGGGGGCCATGGGGGAATACTGGCACGGGGAGTACGTCTTCACCAGTGGGAACCTTATCCTGGACCTTCTCCATAACTTCTTCCTAGAGGTAGCTGCCCGCACCCACAAGCTCCGGGTCTACGAGATGACGGATAACCCCGTGGCCCGCGAGATGATCGGCTACCTCCTGGTGCGGGGCGGGGTGCACGCCGCCGCCTACGGCAAGGCCTTGGAGAGCCTCACCGGGGTGGAGATGACCAGGATGCTCCCCATCCCCAGGATCGACAACAGCAAGATCCCCGAGGCCAAGAAGTACATGGACCTGGGCTTCCACAGGAACCTCTACCGCTTTAGCCCCTCCGACTACCAGGACCTGGGGCTCATCTGGTTCGGCCCCTCCCCGGAGGACGGCAGCCAGGTGAGGGTGGTGGACGGCCCCCCCGAAGGCGGCCCCGTCTTTGACGCGGGCCACGACGCCGCCGAGTTTGCCCCCGAGTTCCACCCGGGCGAGCTCTACGAGATCGCCAGGAAGCTTTACGAGAAGGCCAAGTAG
- the era gene encoding GTPase Era: protein MEEKTYSGFVTIVGKPNVGKSTLLNNLLGVKVAPISPRPQTTRKRLRGILTEGNRQIVFVDTPGLHKPMDALGEFMDQEVYEALSDVNAVVWVVDLRHPPTPEDELVAKALKPLVGKVPILLVGNKLDAAKYPEDALKAYHALLPQAEARMLSALDERQVAELKAELLALLPEGPFFYPEDFAKSDQDFGEWVAEIIREEAMKRLWHEVPYAVAVKTEEVAEREKGILYIKAILYVERPSQKAIVIGEGGRKIKEIGQAARKQLEVFLNRKVYLDLGVKVYPDWRKDPEALRELGYRSSIG from the coding sequence ATGGAAGAGAAAACCTACTCCGGCTTTGTGACCATCGTGGGCAAGCCCAACGTGGGCAAGTCCACCCTCCTCAACAACCTCCTGGGGGTGAAGGTGGCCCCCATCAGCCCCAGGCCCCAGACCACCCGGAAGCGCCTTAGGGGCATCCTCACCGAGGGAAACCGCCAGATCGTCTTCGTGGACACCCCGGGCCTCCACAAGCCCATGGACGCCCTGGGGGAGTTCATGGACCAGGAGGTCTACGAGGCCCTTTCCGACGTAAACGCCGTGGTGTGGGTGGTGGATCTCCGCCACCCCCCTACCCCTGAGGACGAACTGGTGGCCAAGGCCCTCAAGCCCCTGGTGGGCAAGGTGCCCATCCTCCTGGTGGGCAACAAGCTGGATGCCGCCAAATACCCCGAGGACGCCCTCAAGGCCTACCACGCCCTCCTGCCCCAGGCCGAGGCCAGGATGCTTTCCGCCCTGGACGAACGCCAGGTGGCCGAGCTCAAAGCGGAACTCCTGGCCCTTCTCCCCGAAGGCCCCTTCTTCTACCCCGAGGACTTCGCCAAAAGCGACCAGGACTTCGGGGAGTGGGTGGCGGAGATCATCCGGGAGGAGGCCATGAAACGCCTCTGGCATGAGGTACCCTACGCCGTGGCGGTGAAGACCGAGGAGGTGGCGGAGAGGGAAAAGGGCATCCTGTACATCAAGGCCATCCTCTATGTGGAGCGCCCCTCGCAAAAGGCCATCGTCATCGGGGAAGGAGGCAGGAAGATCAAGGAGATCGGCCAGGCCGCCAGAAAACAGCTGGAGGTCTTCCTGAACCGCAAGGTCTACCTGGACCTCGGGGTCAAGGTCTACCCCGACTGGCGCAAAGACCCCGAGGCTTTGCGGGAGCTGGGCTACCGATCCTCCATAGGGTGA
- a CDS encoding RDD family protein has protein sequence MVIASPWRRLMASLIDGLILVPLSFLLMALAGINPLAQTTTFVQDLLFNWIPSWAYYVIFTALYGATPGKMALGLKVVRTDGQPVDWLTAFMREVVGKTLSTLPLLLGYLWAFFHPKRQAWHDLIADTLVVRPGQAHALPVKSSTH, from the coding sequence ATGGTGATCGCTAGCCCCTGGCGCAGGCTCATGGCCTCCCTTATTGACGGGCTCATCCTGGTTCCCCTGAGCTTCCTCCTAATGGCCCTGGCCGGGATAAACCCCCTGGCGCAAACCACCACCTTCGTCCAGGATCTCCTCTTCAACTGGATACCCAGCTGGGCCTACTACGTGATCTTCACCGCATTGTATGGGGCAACCCCGGGAAAGATGGCCCTGGGCCTCAAGGTGGTCCGCACGGACGGCCAGCCCGTGGACTGGCTCACCGCCTTTATGCGGGAGGTGGTAGGCAAGACCCTTTCCACCCTGCCCCTCCTCCTCGGCTACCTCTGGGCCTTCTTCCACCCCAAGCGCCAAGCCTGGCATGACCTCATCGCCGACACCCTGGTGGTGCGCCCAGGCCAGGCCCATGCACTACCAGTTAAGTCCTCTACACATTGA
- the dprA gene encoding DNA-processing protein DprA, with the protein MDPLALALLPGIGPKRLLELLAEENPALSLKERLPQAAGGFPQAERQARRERERAEALGVRILGLWEEAFPEGLRRLPQPPTHLYVQGDLPEEGKAVAIVGTRKASAWALSFTRKLARELSEAGLCVVSGLARGVDREAHLGALEGGGRTLGVLGSALDRLYPPEHRALAGRMDLLSEFPFGTGPKPEFFPRRNRIIAGLARAVIVVEAPMESGALITARYALELGKEVLAVPGRPTDANSLGTNRLIQDGAYPVLSAEDVLSYLGFSGKPRRAVELSHEEEGLYTLLQQGEALPEDLAQALGVPAEKVLSLLTLLELKGLAQALPGGRYGAL; encoded by the coding sequence GTGGATCCCTTGGCCCTGGCCCTGCTTCCCGGCATCGGGCCCAAGCGGCTTCTTGAGCTTTTGGCGGAGGAAAATCCCGCTCTTTCTTTAAAAGAACGCCTTCCCCAGGCGGCAGGCGGGTTTCCCCAGGCGGAAAGGCAGGCCAGGAGGGAAAGGGAGCGGGCGGAGGCCTTGGGGGTACGCATCCTGGGCCTTTGGGAAGAGGCCTTTCCCGAGGGGCTTAGGAGGCTTCCCCAACCTCCCACCCACCTCTATGTGCAAGGGGATCTTCCGGAGGAGGGGAAGGCGGTGGCCATCGTGGGCACCAGGAAAGCCTCCGCCTGGGCGCTTTCCTTCACCCGCAAACTTGCCCGGGAGCTTTCCGAGGCCGGGCTTTGCGTGGTTTCCGGCCTAGCCCGGGGGGTGGACCGGGAGGCCCACCTGGGGGCCCTCGAGGGGGGCGGGCGCACCCTGGGGGTTCTGGGGAGCGCCTTGGACCGGCTGTACCCCCCGGAGCACCGCGCTCTGGCCGGGAGGATGGACCTTCTTTCAGAGTTCCCCTTCGGCACCGGGCCCAAGCCGGAGTTTTTCCCCAGAAGAAACCGCATCATTGCGGGGCTGGCGCGGGCGGTGATCGTGGTGGAGGCCCCCATGGAATCCGGAGCCCTCATCACCGCCCGGTATGCCCTGGAACTGGGCAAGGAGGTTTTGGCGGTGCCGGGCCGTCCCACGGACGCGAACTCTCTGGGAACCAACCGCCTCATCCAGGATGGAGCCTATCCGGTGCTTTCCGCGGAGGACGTCCTTTCCTACCTGGGGTTTTCCGGGAAGCCCAGAAGGGCGGTGGAGCTTTCCCATGAGGAGGAGGGGCTTTACACCCTCCTCCAGCAAGGGGAAGCCCTCCCCGAGGACCTGGCCCAGGCCTTGGGGGTTCCTGCGGAAAAGGTCCTTTCCCTCCTCACCCTGCTGGAGCTTAAAGGGCTGGCCCAGGCCCTGCCCGGGGGAAGGTATGGGGCGCTCTAG
- a CDS encoding HesA/MoeB/ThiF family protein, which yields MWTKEELDRYHRQMILPQVGPEGQEKLKRASVVVVGAGGLGVPVLQYLVAAGVGRVGIVEMDRVELSNLHRQVLYATEDVGKPKALVAKERLSALNPLVQIDTYPVRLTSENALEILRPYDLVVDASDNFPTRYLVNDACVFLGKPLVYGAIYQFDGQVAVFHHPTAQGEMGPCYRCLFPKPPPPGSVPSCAEAGVYGVLPAAVGSLMAAEALKVLLGIGKPLAGFLLLYDALEAQFRKLSLRRNPTCPVCGDHPTQRELIDYEAFCGL from the coding sequence ATGTGGACCAAGGAGGAGTTGGACCGCTACCACCGCCAGATGATCCTGCCCCAGGTGGGGCCTGAAGGGCAGGAAAAGCTCAAGCGCGCCTCCGTGGTGGTGGTGGGGGCCGGGGGTCTGGGGGTGCCGGTTTTGCAGTACCTGGTAGCCGCCGGGGTGGGGCGGGTGGGCATCGTGGAGATGGACCGGGTGGAGCTATCCAACCTCCACCGCCAGGTGCTCTACGCCACGGAGGATGTGGGCAAACCCAAGGCCCTGGTGGCCAAAGAGCGCCTCTCAGCCCTGAATCCTCTGGTGCAGATCGACACCTATCCCGTGCGCCTCACCTCGGAAAACGCCCTGGAGATCCTGAGGCCCTATGACCTGGTGGTGGACGCCTCCGATAACTTCCCCACCCGCTACCTGGTGAACGACGCCTGCGTGTTCCTGGGAAAACCCCTTGTCTACGGGGCCATTTACCAGTTTGACGGCCAGGTGGCGGTCTTCCACCATCCCACCGCCCAAGGGGAAATGGGTCCCTGCTACCGCTGTCTCTTCCCCAAGCCCCCTCCTCCAGGGAGCGTCCCCTCCTGCGCCGAGGCCGGGGTCTACGGGGTATTGCCGGCAGCGGTGGGAAGCCTTATGGCGGCGGAGGCCCTCAAGGTGCTTTTGGGGATCGGGAAACCCCTGGCCGGGTTCCTACTCCTCTACGACGCCCTAGAAGCCCAGTTCCGCAAGCTCTCCCTGCGCCGCAACCCCACCTGCCCGGTCTGCGGGGACCACCCCACCCAGCGGGAACTCATCGATTACGAGGCCTTTTGCGGCCTTTAA
- a CDS encoding class I SAM-dependent rRNA methyltransferase yields the protein MLRVVVKPGKEKKVRNFYPNLYRDELEGIPKQAGVAEAVAADGSFLAVGYLDPGSRIPFRAYRFDKGSLDRTFFIRRFQRALGKREGMGQSYRLVHGEADGLPGLVVDRFGETLVLQVRTRGMEALREIWFPALLEVAAPKGVYERSDVEARRQEGLPERVGVVYGEVPEVLAVEEDGLVFPIPLALAQKTGFYLDQRENRRLFEGMVHPGDRVLDVFSYVGGFALRAARRGAYALAVDKDLEALSILDQVALRMGLRVDVRQGEALEVLSDLQGPFHHILLDPPTLVKRPEEIPPMKRHLVDLLREALRLLAPEGYLWLSTCSYYLKTEDLLEVARRAAADRGMRLRVHGLTHQPKDHPWSLHVPESLYLKTLILQEDAL from the coding sequence GTGCTGAGGGTGGTGGTCAAGCCGGGAAAGGAAAAAAAGGTTCGAAACTTCTACCCTAACCTCTACCGGGACGAGCTGGAGGGGATTCCCAAGCAGGCAGGGGTGGCGGAGGCGGTGGCCGCCGACGGAAGTTTTTTGGCGGTGGGCTACCTGGACCCGGGTTCCCGCATTCCCTTCCGGGCTTACCGCTTTGATAAGGGGTCCTTGGACCGCACCTTCTTTATCCGTCGCTTCCAAAGGGCCTTGGGAAAGCGGGAGGGGATGGGTCAAAGCTACCGCCTGGTGCATGGAGAGGCGGATGGCCTTCCTGGGCTGGTGGTGGACCGTTTTGGAGAGACTCTGGTTCTCCAGGTGCGCACCCGGGGGATGGAGGCTTTGAGGGAGATCTGGTTTCCTGCTCTCCTAGAGGTAGCGGCCCCCAAGGGGGTTTACGAGCGGAGCGACGTGGAGGCCAGGAGGCAGGAAGGCCTTCCCGAGAGGGTGGGGGTGGTCTACGGGGAGGTGCCCGAGGTTTTGGCGGTGGAGGAGGATGGCCTGGTTTTCCCCATCCCCTTGGCCCTAGCCCAGAAGACGGGGTTTTACTTAGACCAGCGGGAAAACCGCCGCCTTTTTGAGGGCATGGTGCACCCTGGGGATAGGGTCTTGGATGTCTTTAGCTACGTGGGGGGCTTCGCCCTAAGGGCGGCGCGAAGAGGAGCTTATGCCCTGGCGGTGGACAAGGACCTCGAGGCCCTTTCCATCCTGGACCAGGTGGCCTTGAGGATGGGCCTTAGGGTGGATGTCCGCCAGGGGGAGGCTTTGGAGGTGCTGAGCGACCTCCAGGGGCCTTTCCACCACATCCTCCTGGACCCACCCACCTTGGTCAAGCGCCCTGAGGAGATTCCCCCTATGAAACGGCATCTGGTGGACCTCCTGCGGGAGGCCTTGCGGCTTCTGGCTCCCGAGGGGTACCTCTGGCTTTCCACCTGCAGCTATTACCTCAAGACGGAGGACCTTTTGGAGGTGGCGCGAAGGGCGGCCGCCGACCGGGGTATGCGCCTTCGGGTGCACGGCCTCACCCACCAGCCCAAAGACCATCCCTGGAGCCTGCACGTGCCGGAAAGCCTTTACCTCAAAACCCTGATCCTGCAGGAGGATGCCCTGTAG
- a CDS encoding branched-chain amino acid transaminase, whose amino-acid sequence MVKPEAKGGDVHIKAGLIWMNGALLPQEEAKTSVLSHALHYGTSVFEGIRAYETPKGPAIFRLKEHVRRFFHSAKVLRMEIPFTPEEVEEAIQEVVRRNGYKSCYIRPLAWMGAKALGVNPLPNNPAEVMVAAWEWGAYLGEEAVRKGARLITSSWARFPANVMPGKAKVGGNYVNSALAKMEAVAAGADEALLLDEEGYVAEGSGENLFFVRDGVIYALEHSVNLEGITRDSVIRIAKDLGYEVQVVRATRDQLYMADEVFMTGTAAEVTPVSMIDWRPIGQGTAGPITLRLREVYLEAAKGLRPEYEGWLTYV is encoded by the coding sequence ATGGTGAAGCCCGAGGCTAAAGGTGGGGATGTTCATATCAAAGCCGGTCTCATCTGGATGAACGGGGCCCTTCTGCCCCAGGAGGAGGCCAAGACCAGCGTCCTAAGCCACGCCCTCCATTACGGCACCAGCGTCTTTGAGGGCATCCGGGCCTACGAAACCCCCAAGGGCCCCGCCATCTTCCGCCTAAAGGAGCACGTGCGGCGCTTCTTCCACTCCGCCAAGGTCCTGCGCATGGAGATCCCCTTTACCCCGGAGGAGGTGGAGGAGGCCATCCAGGAGGTGGTGCGGCGAAACGGCTACAAAAGCTGCTACATCCGCCCCCTGGCCTGGATGGGGGCCAAGGCCCTGGGGGTGAACCCCCTCCCCAACAACCCCGCGGAGGTCATGGTGGCCGCTTGGGAGTGGGGGGCCTACCTGGGGGAGGAGGCGGTGCGCAAGGGGGCCAGGCTCATCACCAGCTCCTGGGCCCGCTTCCCCGCCAACGTCATGCCGGGGAAGGCCAAGGTGGGGGGGAACTACGTGAATAGCGCCTTGGCCAAGATGGAAGCGGTGGCCGCCGGGGCGGACGAGGCCCTCCTTTTGGACGAGGAAGGCTACGTGGCCGAGGGAAGCGGGGAGAACCTCTTCTTCGTGCGGGATGGGGTGATCTACGCCCTCGAGCACTCGGTGAACCTGGAGGGGATCACCCGGGATTCCGTGATCCGCATCGCTAAGGACTTGGGCTACGAGGTCCAGGTGGTGCGGGCCACCCGCGACCAGCTCTATATGGCGGACGAGGTCTTCATGACCGGCACCGCCGCCGAGGTCACCCCCGTCTCCATGATCGACTGGCGGCCCATCGGCCAGGGCACCGCCGGGCCCATCACCTTGAGGCTTCGGGAGGTCTACCTGGAGGCCGCCAAGGGCCTGCGGCCCGAGTACGAGGGCTGGCTCACCTACGTGTAG
- a CDS encoding citrate synthase/methylcitrate synthase — protein sequence MEVARGLEGVLFTESRMCFIDGEAGRLYYYGIPIQELAEKSTFEETAFLLLQGRLPKREELEAFKLDLVKRRALPEHLLESFRRYPLSAHPMSFLRTAVSELGMLDPTEGDISQEALYEKGLDLIAKFATIVAANKRLREGKEPLSPREDLSHAANFLYMANGVEPSKEQERLMDAALILHAEHGFNASTFTAIAAFSTETDLYSAITAAVASLKGPRHGGANEAVMKMIQEIGTPERAREWVREKLAKKERIMGMGHRVYKAFDPRAGVLEKLARIVAETHGHSTEYQILKIVEEEAGKVLNPRGIYPNVDFYSGVVYSDLGFGLEFFTPIFAVARIAGWVGHILEYKALDNRLLRPDAKYIGALDVPYVPLEARA from the coding sequence ATGGAAGTGGCAAGGGGTTTGGAAGGCGTGCTTTTCACGGAAAGCCGGATGTGCTTCATTGACGGGGAGGCGGGCCGCCTCTACTACTACGGGATCCCCATCCAGGAGCTGGCAGAGAAAAGCACCTTTGAGGAAACCGCCTTCCTCCTGCTACAGGGGAGACTCCCCAAACGGGAAGAGCTCGAGGCCTTCAAACTGGACCTGGTCAAGCGCCGGGCTTTACCAGAACATCTACTAGAGTCCTTCCGCCGCTATCCCCTCTCGGCCCATCCCATGAGCTTTCTGCGCACGGCGGTTTCTGAGCTGGGCATGCTGGACCCCACCGAGGGGGACATCTCCCAGGAGGCCCTTTACGAGAAGGGCCTAGACCTCATCGCCAAGTTCGCCACCATCGTGGCCGCCAACAAGCGCCTTAGGGAGGGCAAGGAGCCCTTGTCTCCCCGGGAGGACCTCTCCCACGCCGCCAACTTCTTGTACATGGCGAACGGAGTAGAACCCTCCAAGGAACAGGAGCGCCTCATGGACGCCGCCCTCATCCTGCACGCCGAGCACGGCTTCAACGCCAGCACCTTCACCGCCATCGCCGCCTTCTCCACGGAAACCGACCTCTACTCGGCCATCACCGCCGCCGTGGCCTCCCTTAAGGGGCCCCGGCACGGAGGAGCCAACGAGGCGGTGATGAAGATGATCCAAGAGATCGGCACCCCTGAGAGGGCGCGGGAGTGGGTGCGGGAGAAGCTGGCCAAGAAGGAGCGCATCATGGGCATGGGCCACCGGGTGTACAAGGCCTTTGACCCGAGGGCTGGGGTCCTAGAAAAGCTGGCCCGCATCGTGGCGGAAACTCATGGGCATTCCACCGAGTACCAGATCCTGAAGATCGTGGAGGAGGAAGCGGGCAAGGTCCTGAACCCCAGGGGCATCTACCCCAATGTGGACTTCTACTCTGGGGTGGTCTACTCCGACCTGGGGTTTGGCCTCGAGTTCTTCACCCCCATCTTCGCCGTGGCCCGCATCGCGGGCTGGGTGGGGCATATTCTGGAGTACAAGGCGCTGGACAACCGCCTTCTGCGCCCCGATGCCAAGTACATCGGGGCGCTGGATGTGCCCTACGTGCCCTTGGAGGCTCGGGCTTAG